The DNA sequence GTAAATGACCCCAAATTTAGAGTCACCAAAAGttaaccccaaatttggggtctcacaagtttattattattttacttaatattatattatttttattattataattaaaattataaaattaataattcatctttaatataattataagtaatcaatttatataattataaattttgtatgcaattaattaattaataattaaattaatttatgataaatttattaaactaaaatagttaaaatatatattaaaaacaatgaaaggcACATGCATTAcgaaattataacaaaatacatttataattatattgataatattgtATAAATATTCACTAATAATAAACCGAACtattaaataactttaataaaaGCTAATGCAATGCAAATTaagaaattcataattaaatttctaaataaattaaatcataaattaaaaatatttgttgttaaaatattttaaattatttttattagtaatatattagATTGCaatagatatttaattaaatcattattaaaaataattaattcaaatgtGTGattgaatagtaataataatatagtaaaatGTGTAAAAGAATATTCTGAGAATATATTTTTTGGAGTATAATTTGCTCAGAAAGtaccaaatttcaaatttgagatttgaGGTAAAATTTTGAGGTtgtgggttggagatggttTAGGAAtagataaatattattttaatattttccaaatttaaaattgtttatttgaaatatgagtTTTTATTAACAAAAGTTCATTCCTGATATGcttaatttatatcatttgaTGCAGAAATAAAACACAGCAGGTAATTAACAACTTAACCAAGGTTTcaatttctttgttgttttgtgcTCACATCACCATCAAAATGTTTTTCCTTTCCTAAAGCCCACCACCACAAGACCAAAGAAAGATATATTGATAggacctttttttattttatttttatttcttaacaAAGATAACAAGTGCCGGGGAAGTTGTAAAAAAATGCATATCAATGAACTAAGTACAATGGCTTAATAGAccgtctaaaaatttattaaatcagCTAGATGTAATATGAGACAAATATATACGTCAAAAAAATCtttagaaatcaaattaaactaataaattCTCTTGCGATGCAATTCTGCGGAAGAGGAAATGGCATTTTCTTATGAGGGacccaataaataattattgaaatgtACTACAAACTCAGGTTTTGTCTATCCATTATTCAAGTAACAATCAACTGCATTAGGCATAtgtgtaatataaaaaaataatagtaaataaattctatatcacTATGTACAAatattgtatatttattaaaagataattatttttgcCCAATTTCGAAGAATAAACAAAGGTATATGAATTATGAAACAAAACAAGTTGAGAGGAActctctttccttttcatgGATTCCACCTCTTCACTCTTTATTATGTTCTTATTTGTGGCCCTTCTTTAGAATCTTTAACTCCAACCCACTCTTGCTTGTCAACTTCTTGACataatgatttctttttatttactttatatatctacacacacatatgcatatatgtgtgtatgtgttcaTCTTTGATtggtatataaaataaaaaattataaattttaaaaaaaagaaaaagaagaagaagaagaagaagaagaaagacgaatgtgatttactttttttagaagttaagttaatttttgaaagaattgaTCGAAGGATGATAATgtatagaataaaattttaaattatttcttaactgaTTCTCATAATTTAAGAGTagcatttttaataaatgatcataattctctttttcttttttttctttttagtttttaataaattgattctATACATTCAAAGTTAACGTCCAACTTAGTGTGGGCAACTAAAAATTGAACtaagaacaagaataaatataaatgaaaaggtaCCAATAAGCATAGGAATCCACCACTTTCATGTCAATGGCTTCTCTCATGGTGACTATACATGCATAATATGTAGGCCACTAGATAATCCACTTAGCTTTTCTTGGTATTTCATTCCTAGTTGTTAATTGTtaatggttattattattattattattattattattattattattattattattattattataaaagattAGAAATAacatagacaaaaaaaaatacggaacataaaaaaaacacaactttcATTAGAAGTTAAAATAACAAAGGCAAACTGTCACATACAATATTGCAAGAATACAAAGACTTATAGGAGGACACGAAATATACTCTTATTTTAATAggatcattaatatatattaataaaaaaatattagaatacatctaaaaaaaatattaaaataagacAAAGTTAGtaggtaaaaaaataataataataataataataataataatccaaaaagaCCTTTTCATTGGGCTTGTTTTTTTGTCTATACGTCTTCCGGCCATCCTTCTTCAAATTAAAAGGagctttcattatttttctcctaaataatgatcaaatttatatatttcaaccCATGCTCATTAATCAAACGTAATGAATTTTATCTTTGAAAttccttaatatttatatgtaataagATGGAagagatgatatatatatatatatatatatatatatatataaacatcttTACAAAATTAGTATTCAAGCTACCTTGCATACATGTCATGATGTTATCCCCAATCTTGACTCCATTGTTTAGATAAGCACCaactttatcattttttaatatttgtaataataaatataagactATATAAATTGCCAAATGTACACTAATTCCATGATCACAAATAATTAATCAAGTTCTTTTGAAGATTAATTATGACAGTTTATTGGCTTTAATCTACATGTATACATATTCATTAATCATCAAATTAAGGAGAATGAAAGTTATGCACTCAAGATGTCCAAGTAGTTGTTTCTCATTAGATGTTGCACTCTAGCaccattaattatttgattgtcattcctaaaataaaattaataaataattattaaaaaagaaaaaggctaTGAAGGCATAGATGTCAAAGTTCTTTTGCTAACATTATCTATTGCATCACTCTTTTGATGTCTATCATCTTTTGGGTTTTGACTCAAAGATTAGGTAAGATGTATGTCAAGATTAATCTAATCTAGTTCGAAAACTATTTTGGTTTGATATAATTCTCCGTTTGTCATTGAACTCGATCCATCAATATGATGATGTGGTAATATGCTTTGatagatataattaataattaataattaataattaattaggagtttttttaagtaaatcttgataattaaaaataacaaataactaGAAGGAGAAAGCTTTTGTACCGCTTAGATATAGGATAAAATGGGTGTCTTATATAAAAGCGACAAGTGATGATTAATAAACACAACAATTTCATCATCAATTGAtttaaagttaattaaaaagacTGCGAATATAATTTGATGATATGTTCTTCACTATTaaaatgtcttttatttatttataatattctcTACCCTAAACTACTCGATGCcatcataataacaacaacatggATTCCACCACATTAATTTTTCAAGCAACAGTAAAATGATGATTTTGGTATGAAATGCTATCTATGTCtcattcatattattattattattattattattattatttattttaccaaCAAAATTGATACTATTACTATAGAGAATTATACATTCAGATAAACTATATAGATTGAAgttattatcaataaattatttacagaTAGTGTTGTGTTATCATTATGGtctaaaatataaatctaatactcaaatataaaaaaaattaagatttaatatcaaccatatatatatatatatattatcatatttacAATCAAATTTAGTATGGAAACAATCTTAGTAGATAACATTcttaaaaacacaagaatgagTTTCTTTTAACACTTTGTGAAATTGCCAATTCAATTGTTTAGTTCATAATGCATGAATAAAAGGcttttcttattgtttattcTAAACCCAGCCCACTTCTAATGGGCCTTCAAACCAAACTCTTAAGCCCAATAACTGGCCCATTATTCTTTCACTAttttttctcccaaaaaaaaaaaattagatttttttcaatgaaaaattcaCTCTTCATCGTTCCTGATCTCCATCGGATCTCGAGCTCCTTGCAATTCCTCCGGCCATGGCCGCCGGCGTGCTTGAGTCTCTCGCCTTTCCAAGCTCTCGTCCCTTGTCTCGAAGCTCTTTTGCAACTATGGAAACCATGGGACCTTTCTTTTCCACTCTTGCTTCCCGGAAACCTGGTTTTCTCTCCGGATTCAAGGGCTTGGCGATCACCAACCATGGATCAAGGAGATCATTGATGAGGGCGCGGAATCGCCGGTCTTCTGGCTGTGGAGCGATCGTATGTGAACGCCCGGCGAGTACTACGGAAGGTGTGTTCTTAGTCttgcatttatttttgaataatatttttggGGTGTTTAAAATCAGAAATTTATGCTGGATTTGTTGATGTTTATTCATTTCATATAATActatgatgatgaagatggttGGTGGAATTGGTTATGTGTTTGTATTATTAGGCAGTTCTTGTTGAAAAAGTGTTGTGAAGTCAtccaatttgtttttcttttctatggGTACCTTCCAAGCTGTCAGTTTTGGAATaataatcttgtgttttttgtgCCATTTATTCACTTCATATCATGCTATGACTTTTCCTTGGCGAAGGTATTTCTATTGGAATTGATCACATGTGCGATTCCTTTGATATTATTCTGTTTTCTAATGAGGACCAACAAAGTACCAGTTTTGCTTCAGTATTTAAGCTCTGTAGTTTGTATCTTGTAATTTTTGGCAGTTCCTGCCAAAAAGTCTTGTGAAGTGATCAAATTGTGTTTTGCTTGGTTATAAGTCATTTGTTCTTTTCAACGAGTGTCATCCAAGCTGTCATTTTTAGATTAGTTATCTTGTATTTCTTGGCATTTATACACTTCATAGTTCATATCATGCTCTGATTTTTCCTTGGTGAAGATGGTTCTATGGAATTGATCACATGCATGTGTGATTCCTTTgatatttttctgttttctaaTGGGGATCAACCAAGTACCAGTTTTGCTTCAGTATATAAGCTTTGTATCTTGTAATATTTGGCAGTTCCTGCCAAATAGTCTAGTGAAATGATCAAATTGTGTTTTGCCTAGTTTTAAGtcatttgttctttttaatgAGTGTTATCCAAGCTGTCATTTTAAGAATAGTAATCTTGTGTTTCTTGGCATTTATACACTTAAtatcatgctctaatttttcctTGGTGAAGATAGTTCTATGGAACTGATCACCAATGCAATTCGTTTGAtatgttatttgtttgttttctaatgggaactgacaacgccccttacgtgtaacccgcaagtgcacaggtttgtcgaagtaataaatcccatgtgagtgggtattgtattcacagggagtagggaataatatcaagattgctatctaactaagcgaagacggaataatgattttgttgataaaatataataatagcaagaataaaagaaacaagaaagaaagaagcacaaatagatgagaggtaaggtaatcgatagaagtggggtactcagatattgttccacctaggacaaatgcttcaagtgcaaaatcaactattatatctcctaattgacgcttaatgagtcgtgaaaattcTTAAAcacggtctcaaacctaagatcaaccgtgactaactctacactatgtcccgtggagaaatcgatcaatctcaatagggattccaagtgataaaccctattccaatgtatagatctaaccctttggtccaggcgaaagacccctagtcgcaattaagccctacgtgctaaagtcacttcaacacttcactctgttgcctgtgcaactagccccaacggaggtcatcccattagcccattcactctactatgaccgcaaagaactcttggaacgtagagataggataaatcacatcggaggggaaagggaacgctccgctatctctcgactcaccctctcgaccctctctaatcttgcaatgtgtcactcactcacaaaggttatcaatgtagactcttaaccctagtgtcactctaagtgagaaatcatgcaacaagcattcaagattgaaactcaattaaagacatcaattaaggaaaacataatagaagattaatgaaacaaatacatcttagggttcacaaatccaagtacccactaggggtttagttcttcatggagctagttacaatcaacaatgaaatcgaatgtaaaaacaagtaatccatagaaaaactccctcggtattcgtgtcgatggtcttgtggagtagcctcgttttctctaaaggtccccttatccggcctagagcacacctcgccggatcaatgccgacgaaagcttccccaataaccttctttcaagcggagcgcggtgttgaagccgtagaacctctccaaaaatcttgccaaaacccctctaaaccctagctgcaagtctctcaaaagttggagaaaagatgaaaaagaagatgctgaaatcggggctgaattgcggcttttcaagggctggaatcgagcatccacacgggcctgtggatgttccacacgctcCTGTGGACTATATTAGTCTATGCTTTTTAGCATCAGAATCAatcaagaagaataagaagaaccACATCCTTCTCCCAGTTTATCTTTTCTTCATCAGGATTATATTTATGTTGTGACCCACATAGGGcaataaaacaatagaaaattttCGCTAACATGTTACCCTTCAATTCCTTCATTTGTTATAATTTTCACTGAATCAGCGTCTCAAGTGTATTAGAAACTCTTTGAATATGATCTATTGATCTCAGCTTTGCATCTTTTACTCAAATACCTTAAAACCATCCCTTGCAGTCCCCGACGTGACCAAAGCAACATGGCAGCCCCTTGTTCTGGACAGTGACACTCCGGTTCTGGTCGTGTTTTGGGCTACGTGGTGCGGACCGTGTCGAATGATCCATCCTGTTATTAGCAAGATCTCGAAAGACTACGAAGGTAAGCTGAAATGCTTCAAACTCAACACTGATGAGAACCCGGACATTACAACCCAGTATGGAATTCGAAGCATTCCTACGATGATTCTTTTCAAGAATGGAGAGAAGAAGGATACAGTTATTGGGGCTGTGCAGGAAAGCACTCTAGTTACATGCATTGGGAGATTCTTGTAAATTGAACTGGTTCTCTCTTGTATGTGctttattattgttgatgtgtTTTGGATTGACTACTAGTGTGTCTGTGAAGTGTTgactggtttttcttcttcttgtgatATTCCCTTAAGTGTTTTGAATTTGTCTTGTGActagtttttctttataaacATTTGTcaattttcacatatttttatattttttttccaaaatatttttctattgtaTTAGATTTCATGCTACAACAAGATGGTCTGTATTATTCTCCACATTTATCTCCAAAAAAGAAGTGGAAAATTTGtcttattttctaaatttttgtttgtccTAGCATTCTCTTATGGGAAAAAGAGTACAGAGGAAACTAAcctaaatctttattttttaatctctttcaagaatttattattcttctatatttttatatccatcaaactaaacattaaaaaaaaaaaattgtaaatccacattttttttcatatcattaaaaattaaatagttaaatgtatttttgcattcttttattctttgagaaaataacagaaaatttagatttttttaatatatatgataaatcaTATATTCATTGCAAGAGTGGCCGGGTCACCAAAAGTGAAACACTGCTagagaagaaaaaggcaaaAACAACAAGAGCAACCAAATATGAGAAGGAGAAGCATCATCCATGCACTGAATGATGCACCCCAATGCTTATCAATTTAGACGGCACCTTCCAGGATAAGGGCATCTAGCTCGCTTGTCAGAGCTGGCTGAACAGAGGGATTGGAACTCCTTAGACTCACAAAAGCAAGACTGAGCTTGATCTTCGGGAGGGACTTCTCTAGTTGGGATTTGACCAAAGCATGAGTTGTAATAAACCAAGCGATGAGCATGTGGtcaattttgtaaataatagaGTGCTCATCTAAAGATATGAAAGACAAAAATGAGTCTATTGCGCTCAATCCAGATTGCCCAACAGATGGCTCTGATAAGAATAAATCCCAAGGATTTAGACTTAAGAGTCTCTTTCACCCTTCCAAGAAGTCCAAGCCTCTATTAGGGAACTAGGGGCCGCAACATTAAAAAGTGTTGCGAAATGTGCCCAGATCATACTCGAAATGGGCAACTCAACAAAAGATGTGCAATCCTTTTCTCAGCAGCATTATAGAGGACACATGTGCTAATGTAGATTCTATTGTATCTCCGTCTAACCAAGTTAACCTAAGTAAGAATTTTATTGTAAATGGCCAACCAGAAAAAACTCACTTTGAGAGAACATGGGTCTTTTCTAAAGGGTTTTTCCTATGATATAGTGAATTCCTCCATTATTGAGGAAGGCATAGAAGGATTTAACCGGAAATAAGCCTTTTTCTAAAACATTGAATTTCCTGGATAtatgacatttaaaaaaataaattcaacatGATCTCTTATTCCTTCCTTAATTTGTACACACACACatctatatagatatatatatatatccaaaatgcAACCACCAAATGCACAATTAAACAGCATAGTGCACATAAACATTGGATGACATGGAAGGGATTGCTATTAAAAAAGAAGGGAATATGGGCTCCACCAACCAACCAATAGAAATTCTCCACGTCATCCAAGACAGCATATTACAGCATGTCGTATTCTCACATCCCTTAAAAACCGCTCCTTTGATTGCTCCTCCAAAAAGATGAACTATGCTTTCCAAGAAACACGTTTTTTCTAGCTAAAAATATCTAACAAAAAAAAGTGacaggaaaaaataaatatcttctTGGTTTCAAGCAACCATCCATTTGttccaaaagaagaagaagaagaagaagaagaagaagaccaggCTTGTTTgcctttcattttatttggtATGTTATTTATCAACTCTTCATTTCTCTATTTACTTTGTTGTTTGTGTTGTGATATGATATCTCTGATTCTAATCTTAAAGTTAAATCTTAAAATAATTCTCCCAATTTTATTGTAGATAATTGTTAAGCAGACATTGATTATAAATAAGGAGCTCggtttcatttatttatttatttatttattttgataaatttatgtttttttatttttgtaatgaggTTTCGAGTTCGAGATCTCTCAAAAACAAATAAGGTAGAAAATCACTAGACTATATTTTATTACCTGCTATGTTTCATTCTTACATCCTTTCTGATTTTCACCCTTTTTTTCCCCTTGAATTATCATAAGC is a window from the Dioscorea cayenensis subsp. rotundata cultivar TDr96_F1 chromosome 2, TDr96_F1_v2_PseudoChromosome.rev07_lg8_w22 25.fasta, whole genome shotgun sequence genome containing:
- the LOC120270687 gene encoding thioredoxin M1, chloroplastic-like, with amino-acid sequence MAAGVLESLAFPSSRPLSRSSFATMETMGPFFSTLASRKPGFLSGFKGLAITNHGSRRSLMRARNRRSSGCGAIVCERPASTTEVPDVTKATWQPLVLDSDTPVLVVFWATWCGPCRMIHPVISKISKDYEGKLKCFKLNTDENPDITTQYGIRSIPTMILFKNGEKKDTVIGAVQESTLVTCIGRFL